The window TCATATGGGTGTTCGTGGTGCTGATACTGACGTCGAGCTACACGGCGAGCCTGACGTCGATGCTGACCGTCCAGAAGCTGCAGCCGACGGTGACCGACGTGAGGGAGCTCCTGAGGCGAGGCGACTACATCGGGTTCCAGGAGGGGACCTTCATCGTGCCGGTGCTCGAGAAGATGGGCTTCGAGGGGAGGATGAGGAGCTACAGCACGGTGGACCAGTACGCCGACGCGCTGTCCAAAGGCTCGGCGaacggcggcgtcgccgccatCTTCGACGAGATCCCCTACCTCAAGCTCTTCCTCTCGCAGTACTGCAACGGCTACACCATGGTCGGACCAATCTACAAGACCGACGGCTTCGGGTTCGTGTTCCCGAGAGGGTCGCCGATGGTGGCGGACGTGTCGCGGGCGATCCTGACGCTGGCGGAGGGGGAGAAGATGGCGCAGATCGAGAAGAAGTGGTTCGGCGAGCCCGGCGCGTGCCAGAGCCAGGGCAGCGCCGTCGGCTCGTCGAACCTCAGCTTCCGGAGCTTCGGTGGGCTGTTCCTCATCACCGGCGTGGTCACCAGCGCCATGCTCCTCATCTACCTCGCCGTCTTCTTCTACCGCGAGCGCGACGAGCTccgtgcggcggaggcggccgccgccgcctccggctccggctccggctccgggaGCCGGTcgctgcggcggctgcgcgcgTGGGCGCGGCACTACGACCAGAAGGACCTCAAGTCCCCGACGTTCAAGAGGAGGTGGAGCGACGAGTCCGTGAGGAATGGCAGCGAGTACGCCGCGAGCCGGACGCCGAGGTGGGGCGACGAGAGCCCGTGcaacgtcgccggcgccgccgacgccgacgccggacGGATCCCGGAGGAAGTCGTCGGCGGCATGAGCCCGTTCAGCATCTCCACGAGCTCGGAGGAGAGGAACGGCGCCgtgtctccggcggcggcggagttcgATAACTCGTCCGATCgggcagcggtggtggcgggaaCATCTCAACCGCGGTAGATGTACATGTGACATGGCAAGTTCTCCCAGTAGACGTGTCCGGTAGGATATGAACATTGACAGGTCAAGTACAAGTAGTGTGCAACCGTCTCCTCGCCTGTAGATAGATCCTAGTACTACTGTACTACTACCAGTAGATGAGAAATTCAGCAACTTGACCGATGAAGCATTGGCAGTGGCTTTGTAAAGTGTAATATGGCAACAATAATATGTGATTAATGTAGATGTATTTTGGGAATCAAATACATACATGAAAGCATGTTCATCGGTATACTACCTcttaactacttaaaaaattgataAATTTCCGTTCGTCATACTTATTTTCCCTAAACACATCTTAGAGACTAAGCTTATATATCTTAATATTGACTTATTGTCGATAAGAAGCAGGGCATACATGCACTCATGTTAAGTTTAGTACTTAAACCagctaaaaaaattgataaatttCCGTTAGTCATACTTATTTTCCCTAAACACATCTTAGAGACTAAGCTTATATATCTTAATATTGAGTTATTGTCGATATGAAGTAGTACATACATGCACTCATGTTAAGTCTAGTACTTAAACCAGCTAAATAGGTTCTACTACATTCCACTCACTGGGCGACACTCAATTCACAACCCTACCAGAATTTTGGCATTGAAAATAGCGACAAACTGAACATATCCTCAGTTCAAGCCCAGCAGCAAAAGATTTCCAAATTGGCATAACAGGAGGGGAAATCTGAGTAATTTACAGTACATTGTGTTTTTccacttgattttttttgtttgttttgacgGTAAAAATACATTACAAATCAAGTTATATTTGATTTCCACTGAAATAACCTACGACACAACATAATTTATATGATACAACAGTACATTTTGCCCGATTGTGCTCCGGCCATGGCTAATCCCTGCAGCTGCTCCCGAACTATACATAATCTAACGATCTAGAATACGACCCTGGTATGAAATGCAAAACTGACGACCGGTGAGTAGGGAGCTATCAGCAAACGAGATGCTGTACAGAGCAGAAAAATGAACTTTCAGGAATATTACCTGATTGAAATCGGGGAAGATCTCATTGCTCCCCATTTATCATCAGAGAAGGGTAAGGAACTTTGTTTATCTCGATAATGGTTGACTGCTCCTGTAGGAGTGGTTGTTTCCATGGCTCTCCATCCATCTGAACATACGCACGATTCCATTGGCCACCCCTCATTTCAAACTTGATGGCTGCAGCCTGATACATGGCAGCGGTTTCAGAGGCCAAGGTATTATAAGTTCATGAAGACCAGAAAAAAATTTTGAAGAACATCTCCCAGTCTACCTAATATTCAGAACATTTTCTACTCCAAGCAAATCTTGTGGTGTTTGAGCTTGTTATAGACAATGTGGATTGCATGAAACACTTGAGgtttcatagtttttttttcccaacagaCCATAAGATCCCATATGGGCATCCCAAATTCCCATAGAGCAATTCCTTGCCAATACTCAATAGAAATATAGTGTGCCAAACAAATGTAAGTACCTGAGCAATGTGCTTTGCTTTAATTAGCTCAGCCATAACGAATGAAGCATGCCAACCTTCTTTCAGACCGAATATTTCAAGCAATCCATCATCGGAATGAGCTTCGACAAAACCTTTCTGGGATTTGGAATAGAATAAAGCATCATTTTGtttccaaaaaaagaaaaagatgaaCACATAATTTGCATATAAATGCAAATACCGCATGCGCATTCCCATTAAATGCAGCTGATTCTAGCTACTGCATCAACTAAACTGACAGAACGATTTCTTAAATAATACATAATTATTTGAAAGAATACTGAGCAATCATCCATGATGCAACTTTATAGTCATAGAAAGCCCTACATAAACAAACTAAAATTGagagaacatatgcaatgaacaTGATAAATGTATATTAACTACTAACCTTTTCAAGGTAATCAGGTTTAAGATCACCCCATGGATGCCTTCCACTGCCGTAGTTGTATAAATTTAAGACCACCAGGGATCTAACACTGCAGTTGGGAAAAGAATGCAAGCTGTGAAATACAGAACCGGATTCATACAGCACATTCAAAAGAAAGATGAGAACAATAGCTACTTAAGTTCCAAACTTCTCCCAAATGGGAAGATAATCAATTCAACTTGTATGTCCAGAATTTATTATATGCTGACATTTCTTCCGAGCTTCATAACAGTATCATAGCACACATTACATTCTGAATGCCTGACACACCAGGTCACCAGCCAGTATGTACAGGAATACAGGATCAGAATTTCATGCTTCTGGTATTTTTAGAGAGTTTTTCACTACTAGAATGTTTGGGGCAGAAGGATGAAGGGCCACTAAGACATTCATATATAGGAACGTAGTAGTATCTTTAAACTTTTGGCATCACACAATTTAGGAAAATATGTAAAATCCTACAATCATATTTGAACCTATTGTATTAAtcttaattacttttttttcatattttcagcTGAAGATTTGTGAACACGGGTCAGCATGGCATCAGGTCATGTATATGCATACGTTGTCCGTTACCAAGTGTCATCCATTATCCCTAGCTTATTACTTACACTAGTACTATACCCGTTTATTGCAACAGGATCTGGAGTAATACGGGGTGGGCCGGTTTGGTTTTTTACAGGGTGGGCTGGTTCGGGTTTTTACGGAATATTCTCGCGTTGCACGGGAGGGAGGAAGACGACTGCGTATTTAAAGTAGTCGAGATTTAACAAAATGTCAGCATCTCACAGAATTGTTGAGTGATTCTTTTAAGGATCATAATTGTTTAAAagccttttttttcatataaaagaaaccaacaacttgccttgaAGGCATTGTAACTTGCTCCCATTCAGAACAATTGACTTTTTTAATGTAAAGTCGCAAAATGTTCTTAAGCCCCCTGCAACAACAAACCATTCTATCAGCTTCAAACAAAGATAAAGAGAAGTGTGCAAACAAAGGAAGAATATCATAGCATAGCTGTAATTTTATTAAACCATCAAAACATGGAGAGAAAAGCTAAAGACATAGTTGATTGCTATTGCATCATGATTAGTGCCATGGGCACATGAAATTTTTTTGGATAATGATGGACACATGAAACTTGAATTCATGTCGTCAGATGTTAACTAAGAACAAATTCATCACGATGTTTAGATCCATGATATATCTTAGAagtttggtactccctccgtttcaggttataagacgttttgactttggtcaaagtcaaactactctaaatttgactaactttatagaaaaaagtagtaatatttacaatacCAACATAGTTTCATTGAATCTATAATTggataaattttcataatatatttgtcttgggttaaaaatattactacttttttctaaaaaaatagtcaaacttagagtagtttgactttaaccaaagtcaaaacgtcttataacctgaaacggagggaatatatcAAATGATCAAAAAATCCTATAATTAACCTAAAATCATGGCAGCTTCCGGATTCTTGAGTGGATCAAAACAAAACTGCCTGACACCATAAAGTTCGGACTTTGGAGCCATTTTAGAATCCATGGAAAGGCAGGCTGTCTTTATATACCTTAACTGAGGGCTTGCTGTACAAGGTGTGCAGAACCACCCCTGTGTGCAGCTATAACCAGCATATATCAACTGCACGAGAATAAAAACAAAGATCATTACAAGAATCATTTATAAGATAAACATGACTGTGATACCAACAACTATGTTACAGAAACTGAGATTATTCACAAAAGCATACAAATAAGACATTGAAGCTGGGTTATTTCTTTTTTCCAATTTCAAATATGTTATATAAGCGGTGTCTCATCTAACCCATGTATCAGGTATGCACAGTAGGTTTCGTAGGATAATAGAACATCCGGAACTTACTGTAAAATGAGGGTACATAAACACAAGTTTTGTGCATGTGTGGGAATATGTGATCTATCAGCTGTCATACTTATCTGCTACTTATAAAATATGCAAGTGACATAATGACATTTAACTAGAACACTCTGAATGCAAGGACTTTTAAGCTAATTAACAATACAGAAATAAAGAAAATCTGTCAGCAACTCAGCACCTTATTTGCAACAGGCCCTTGAGCAAGATATGGCTTTTCATCACGAAGATGGTGGAAGCCATAAGCAACTTGGGCATCCATCCCTGTTCAATATAAAATAAGGAGCACTCAGCGATGACCAAGATTCCAAATAATTGCAAGAAGCCATAAGATTCACAAGAGAAAAATCATTAAACAAGTATTAATTTCTTGATGAAACTTAAACGATCATTACATCTACATGTCCTACAACTTTATGTCATTACAGCAATTAGGAACACCATCTTAAGTTTTAGTTTATTTATGTCACTCAGAATTTCAAACGACCAGCTGAAATACTAATTTGTCATTTTATTGAAAGTCTAATCACATGGGAACTAAAGCAAAAACTTAGAACCTAGTCACCTAACCACCAATTTATTAACCAGATGGTCTGAATATTAAAGATCTCTAGCATAGGCAGGATAGAGATAGGATTTATTTCATGAGAATTAATGCTTCTACCAAATGTAATCACCATGTAAAGTTCATGGGAAAAAAACAGAAGGAACAAATAAAAAAGGTTGATTAAGGATTACCAATGCTAAGGTAGTTGTAGAATACTCCTTTATAGCAAGAAGCTTTCTCAGGTAACTCAGTGCCATTCTCCTGCacaatattagatttggtccttTAACAAAACCATATGTATTAACATGTTCATCCGAGAACATTCACAAAAAAGGAGGCGGTGTGATGTTTTTTAAGCATTTATTGATAACTGACAGAGGAAAACAAAATGCTAGAGCAATCTATCGAATAATTATATGGACAGGACTACATTGTTGGTGAGTATCTCGTTCTTCACAACAAATGTTAATAAAGTCCACGAAACAGCAATAATCGCATTGGATTACAACACCAAGCACAGCATACAAAAACTACTACACATACTTAGTAAGCAGAGATATGAATAGCATATATGCAACTTGAAGTACTATTGAAAATAGTGAAACATGAACTATTTGAATTATTTCTGGCCTAGATAGCATATAGTGTCATTGTATAACTCAACATACAAATAACTTTCTTCAGGTTTATAGCTCCATTGCTTTCAAATAACTTAATTAACTAGAGTACGGAGTGAATAGTGAAATATTAATAGCATATTAACTATTGCCCTTATTTTTATAACTTCAAagtatattactccctccgtttcacaatgtaagactttctagcattgcccacatacatatatatgttaatgaaactaaacacatacatatgcttagattcattaacatataaatgaatgtgggcaatgctagaaagtcttacattgtgaaacggaggaagtatatatttatTTCAGAGCAATAAGGTGAATTTATAGTCAAAACCTGGCAAAGTTCCAAGCAGTCTGCAGGTTCCGTTTTCTTAAGTGCATATGGCAACTCTTTTATCTCTCCATCTGGCATCATAACTACAGCTTGCCAACTGCATGAACATTACTGTTTCTCAGTGCAGAAGTTGATGAAGCACCTTTTCACAGTTACTATGAACTTGATAAAAATCAGCAGTACAAAAACTGATAATTAACATATCAACACCTTACTCTGCCTATTTACTGTGAGTGATCATCTTGTGTGTTCACACACTGAATTACTTAGCACAAGTATAGCAGATAGGTGATCACAATTCATATGTTTTATTCAGGAGGGGAACCATATTCTGCAAAGCTAATCATTATTCTGTCCAAGTGAGCTAGCAATAAAAAGGGGAGCTGATAAACGACCAATCATCCCTATCTCACCTGTCAAGACTGCAGGTGGGAGCTGTAGCTGCCTTGCTGAGATAACGCTTCACAGCTGAACGCCAACCAAAGGGAAAAGAGCCACCCTGTTCATATGCTTATTAGTTGTAGTATGAGTGAATCGCTCACCTTCCCTCAAAAGCTTAGTTAACACTGTAAATTACAAAGAAAGGATATAAATAGAACAATTGCATCATATATGGATCCTTACCCATCCAAATGATCTGGCAAGATCATTTCCTGTACCAAGTGGGATGATACCTGTGGGTGGAACTGGTTCTCTTTTCAACCTATAAAGATCTGTGAGACAGCCAAGTACCCAACCAACTGTGCCATCACCACCAGCAACCTGTCAGAAAGAACTAGTGCAAGGATGTTATGCAAAGTAGTTGGAAGACAATGAGTAGCCAACATAGGAGAAATTCAGTAAATAAGGAAAGAACAAGGACACCCTgtcataaattattttataagTAGATAGGATAGTAAAGGAAGCAACAACCTTTCATAAGTTTTAACAGATGCTAATGCTTGACTACTCAAACGTGCAGAGAACTCTAAACTTATAACAAATGCAGTACCCCTAATAAAGTCCATTACACACGTACCATAATCCTCAATTTTTTTCGAATGGTCTCCGCACAATTGTCACCTTGTTCGGCCAATTTCTCCAAACAACCCAACCCGTAGTTAATGAAATCAGAAGGCTTCACGACAGAGAGATCAAAGACCTGGAAATAGTTTCATCAGTATGTAATATTGTGTCCCAGAACATACAAAAGGATAAGgaaaaaattctgaaaacatGTGTGAATACATAAAGTGATCAGTTgatcatattaaaaaaacagtTACGAATAATCTTCAAAGTGTAAGTGCAAAATGCTTACATAGGACATCCTCAGGTTCCAAACATTGATACATAATGAACCCAGATAAAATCCAGTAATTCCATgttgagcaaaaaaaaaaaaactccgtaAAAGATAACAGTACAATCAAATGACTGTATTCTATTGGAATAGCATGTCAAGCCAAAAATTAGAGGCCGCCGAACTAGTCTCCAGCCACTTACACCTCAGAAGCAAGCATGGAGCTAAAATTCTGATGTTTAAACTTTTGATCTTCCCTCCCTGCCAACCTGCCGCTTACCATCTTCAATATTTTTCTTCATCCCTCCATATCAACAAAGTTCCAGGGCCATGCGAGAAAGTGAGGCACAAATGCACAATCTGCTGGAGGCTGAAGCTTTCACAACACCTATCATCCAACCGCAATGTTAGTATCTCCATCTCCTCATCCTATCCCCAAGACCCCAACCACACGTCTACACCCCCTCTTCAGAACACACGCTTTTTCGTTGGCACGTCCAAACTCCAATAAGCAACATAAATGCTAATAGTACCAATTGCACGATGAACTTCATGATTCTACTTACGGAGTACTACGTGATAACAACAGGAAATTTAGAAATTCATTTTGGAGATGGAAAATCAAAATCTAGTACGATACTACTAGCAATCCATTTTCTATAAAGTAGCAATTGAATTGACCTTATATGGCATTGGTCGAGCCAGAAAATCTTCATCAGATCACACGCGGAGCTGAGGCTGTTGCCCCTCTTTCCGGTAGTAGTACCACTCTAGAACGAAAGTTCATACGTCACCGACAGTGTAATTCCACAGAAATACGTCTAAATCGCTGCGAATTTTCAAAGGAATCTCAAAAGTAATCAATGACTCGCAACTCGCGAAAACCATACCAAGAGCAAGCAACAAGCCAACAACCCACACAGGAACAACCGGGGAGAAGCGTGAAAATTTGGAAACAGGGTTGCACGAGTGGCCGAGCCAATCGGCGATGTCATCACCTGCTCCTCGCTGATGAGCTCGTGGAGCCGCACCTTGAGCTCGGGCCCGTGCCTACCGCCGCTCCGCGAGTTGACGAACACCACCACCGGCGTCacggccgcctccacctccacctccacctccccctcctcgcccctctccgccgccgccgccacgccgacgGCCTCGTCCTTGGCCTTCACGGCGGCCGCGACCGCACGCCGCGCGTACAGCGGCATGACGACCTGCCTCCGCAGCTCGGCCTTGTCCACCTCCTTCCCCCACACCCCGCACGCGCGCACCGACTCCCAGATCGACAccctcgccgacggcgccgtcgacggcgcccTCGGCGTCTCCTCCGCTCGCTCCATCACCGGAACTACTCCGTATCACTCGCAGCCGCAGCTAAGCAAGAGCAGCTTCGAAATCCCCTCTCCTATGGCGAGCTATGGCGagctggagtttttttttttggcccgaGATGAAATTGGGGGAAAAAACGTGCcgactttttttttcagtggGTTTATATAGAGGAGATGAGTTTTGACTACACCGATTTGCGCGTTGCTTTATTGCTGTGTGTGCTGCTGCTTTGCATCTTCTTGGGGTGCCAATAGCGCGTGACCGTTACGTCTGGCCGGGGATGGATTTCAGGAGAGAATGGAAAGGACACGAATGATGATGGTGTTTTTTTGCTCTGTCACGACTCACGTCCAGGTTTGCTGATTTTGACGCTGTCTCGCCCGTTTTTACAACCTACGGAAAATCTTATATTTGGTCCGGAATACAGTGCTAAGAGTTTACAATATTTACAGAATTTTGTTatacttttttagaaaaaaaatccaatattTCGAAATAGTATGAACTCGAAAGAGCCATCTTCAAAGTATAGTATCTCCTCGATCCTAAAATAAACCAAGTTGttttatatatagattca of the Oryza sativa Japonica Group chromosome 2, ASM3414082v1 genome contains:
- the LOC4330961 gene encoding diacylglycerol kinase 7 codes for the protein MERAEETPRAPSTAPSARVSIWESVRACGVWGKEVDKAELRRQVVMPLYARRAVAAAVKAKDEAVGVAAAAERGEEGEVEVEVEAAVTPVVVFVNSRSGGRHGPELKVRLHELISEEQVFDLSVVKPSDFINYGLGCLEKLAEQGDNCAETIRKKLRIMVAGGDGTVGWVLGCLTDLYRLKREPVPPTGIIPLGTGNDLARSFGWGGSFPFGWRSAVKRYLSKAATAPTCSLDSWQAVVMMPDGEIKELPYALKKTEPADCLELCQENGTELPEKASCYKGVFYNYLSIGMDAQVAYGFHHLRDEKPYLAQGPVANKLIYAGYSCTQGWFCTPCTASPQLRGLKNILRLYIKKVNCSEWEQVTMPSSVRSLVVLNLYNYGSGRHPWGDLKPDYLEKKGFVEAHSDDGLLEIFGLKEGWHASFVMAELIKAKHIAQAAAIKFEMRGGQWNRAYVQMDGEPWKQPLLQEQSTIIEINKVPYPSLMINGEQ